The nucleotide window gaacagactatgggaggctcacattactacatagagccatgactacatggaactctattccacatcaggtaactgatgcaagcaataGAATctgatttaaaaagcaggtaaaaatacatcttatggaactgcagggactgtgaagcaacagaAACATAGGCgcagacatgcatacacacacgataacagaTGCACTATACACGCACACGtactgtggcagaccaggggttTGATCTAGACGTTTACACAAGATCAGACAAGTGTGATACATCAGTTAAGGGTGTTTATTTAACAGAAAAAGGTCTCCCCCAGGAGCCTTTCACTACCTCCACCCCTCCTGTGTGCTGCCCTCCTGGCAGCTTTCTACTGGAaccattaaaataaataaaactctatcccagggttaggtATTCAGTAGACTGAGGCAGGTTTTActccatttcttttttttttaacaaacaaagcatttgtgtttagtgagtctgccagatcagaggcagtaaggatgactagggatgttctcttgataagtgtgcgaattggaccattttctgtcctgctaagcattcaaaatgtaatgagtacttttgggtgttaggGAACAATGTATAGggtaaaaagtacatacttttctttgggaatgtagtgaagtaaaaatataaatagtaaagtacagatactttaaagtatttttacaccactggaatTCAGCATTCGTGGACACAAAATGCTTTGAGCGTAAACATTACCAATAATGTAAATAAGGGCATGGCATTCTCATCAAGGATGGGTTTCTGGGCCACAGAACATCATACTGTTTCCAAAACAGCTGCCATCTCCTTGAATTGCCTGTAGAAGTTCTGCAAAGAGAGTAGGAAAAGTCTGTCAGTAAATAGAATAGATCGTAATTTTTTTTCTCATGCAATGTTtccctctcactcacacacacatttttacattttagtcatttagcagacgctcttatccagagcgacttacagtagtgaatgcatacatttcaaatcATCTCAAACATCACTCAGCCATTACTTTTAGATGAAGAATAAACTGACCTGGAATTGTGCAATGGTCATTTCAAAGGACCGTTGGGAAATCTGTCCAGAGGTGTCTGCGATCTTCAACAGGAGGGAGACGTGGGGGGAGTTGAGAGAGCGACAGGTGTCCGAGCTCACCGCCATGCCCAGCTTCCACTGCATGTCCACCAGCTAGACAGGCACACCAAGGGTTAAATCAACAGCTCACTTGCAACTACAGATGGCAAAGCATTTACAGtatatttggaaagtattcagaccccctctCACACTGGAGTCCTACAGTCAGCTGGCAGGTGGTCCCAGAGTTTATCAATTTAATAAAAGCTACATTTCTAACAGTATAAACAGCACAACAAATACAATAATAATCAATCTCAGTCAGTTCTAACAAAAAAAGGTCTGAAAGTTTCTAGTACAGCCAAATACATTCATGAATTCAACCACTTTAGTTGACATGGGATCCCATGTGACTcggttgatagagcatggtgcttgcaacgccaggattgtgggtgcgattcccacggggggacgAGTACGggaaaaagtacaaaaatgtatcaCCTCAcgactgtaagttgctctggataagagtgtctgctaaatgactacaatgtaaatgtTGGTTTATTCACTGTTTAATTAATCAAGGCTCCCTTTGTTAATTCATTTTATAACTAaagtactttactgtatttaaagACATGGATGACTTAACAAAATATTGATTGATATACTGTTTTATGAAGTAGGCCAATAAGTtagggttcccgagtggcgcagcgatctaaggcactgcatctcagtgctagaggcgtcactacagacaccctggttcgaatccaggctgtatcaaaaccggccgtgatttggagtcccataggacagtgcaaaattggcccagtgtcatccggatttggccggtgtaggccgtcattgtaaataagagtttgttcttaactgacttgcctagttatttatacatacatatatatgtttTACACCTACAGTAAACAGGACTGTTGGAGCTATAGGCCTATGTCATTTCAATAAAAACCTTGAACCCACCTGTCCCTGACTTCTGTAAATATGTGTATTTTACACTCCAGCAGTAGGCTCACATTAAGATAAATATCATAAAAGACAAACTTTTAGCATTTCTTCCTCAAAGCGCCATGAAGGTCTGCTGCACCATATGCATTTTAACAGTAGAATAGCCGGGACTCGAGTAGCCTACCAATAACCGGCAGTCTAATAAATCAATGGAATAGACACAATCACAAAGAAATCCATTAACATTTTGTTGAGTTCATAAACAACATGGTACTAAGACAATTTATTTCAAAATAACAGAACAGCATGttttgttaatttagcagacatcacatgCTTATATTCCCCAGACTTTTACAACAATGAATGACGGAATATAACAGAATCCAATAAAATGATCATTAGCAAATATCGATTTGGGGACTATCATCAGCTATGGTTATTCTAGGAAAACATATTTTGAAAGGGAGACCATCTGTAAAATTGTGTTGCTTGGCATAACAAGGTCCATTAAAAACCTTGGAATATGCTCTTTCGGCTATGGTATAGCAATCAAAACGTTTGGCCAGCATGGACCTCTGTAGGATTATGTGGAAAAGTAAGCAAGCGCCAACAAGCTTGATAAGACGCCAACAAAAATTCCTGCTGGTGGTCAAACTAATGGCAACAATGgtatgatgcaacttttaaatAAGGACACACTGTAGATAACACGGCATTCAATCATTGATCAATTTGTGCAATGTGACTGCTCTGCAGACACTGGAAAGTGGCTTCAGTCTTGTGGAAGACTATGaatggttgataagctgaattaGGTGTATTATACTGTAGCTTTGTCTGGGGCAAAAGCCAACACTCACACTTGCCCTTTGTGGGTACAATTCCCCATCCTTAATTAGGAGAATCCAATACCCAATTCCAAAACTTCTGGGCACTTCAAGTGCTGCATACTTCCTTGCTATACCTTGCCCTCTATAATATCAAAACCATATCAAATATACACAAGTACCTATGGAGTAGGAGCAAGCCTGGTGGTCCATAGGACTTGGCTATACAGCAAAGAtagatatgggaccaggctaagaaGGAGCAAGGAGTTGACCTGGAATTAGGCAAGAAAATAATCCATTTGTTTTGGTGGGCTCCAGTAGCCGGGTGTAGGCCTACCTGTCCGATGCTAAGCATGGCTTGGGACTCTTGGTGCGTGCTGACTAGGGTACCCTGATCACTCCATAGCCGGTGGAGCACCTGAAGGGCAGCTTTGGACCACTTACTGCTGCCCTCTCCCAGCCTAGCTACCAGTTCATCAGCAGAGAAGTTGTTCTTTTCAGTTGACCTGTAAAAAAACAtaacaaatgtgttaaattaacacAGACGTCTGAACCCAGTCGACATATACAGTGCAATTGGACCCCTTCtccttttccacattgttacgttacagccttattctaaaattctcaggaatctacacacgataccccataatgacaaagcaaaaacaggtttatagacatttttgcacatttagcattttttttactgaaatatcacattaacatgagtattcagaacctttcagtactttgttgaagcacctttggcagcaattataaccttcagtcttcttgggtatgactacacgcttggcacacctgtatttggggagcttctcccattcttctcaagctttgtcaggttggatggggagcgtcgctgcacagctatttgcaagtctctccagagatgttcgatcgggttcaagtctgggctctgcctAGGCCACAAGGACATTTAGAgaattgtcccaaagccactcctgtgttgtcttggctgtgtgcttagggttattgtcctgttggaaggtgaacgttcgccccagtctgaagtcctgagctctctggaacaggttttcatcaaggatctctgtactgtGCTACGTTCAGCTTTCCCTTGATcttgactaatctcccagtccctgaaaaacaaccccacagcatgatgctcccaccaccatgcatcacagtagggatggtgccaggtttcctccagacgtgacacttggcattctggccaaagagctcaatcttggtttcatcagaccagagaatcttgtttctcacggtctgagagtccttttggcaaactccaagcgggctgtcatgtgccttttactgaggagtggcttccgtctggccactctaccataaaggcctgattgggtagagtgctgcagagatggttgaacTCTGGAGatgtgtcagagtgaccatcgggttctaggtcacctccctgaccaaggcccttctaccctgattgctcagtttggctgggaggccagctctaagaagagtcttggtggttccaaacttctaccattaagaatgatgtaggccactgtgttcttagggaccttcaatgctgcagaaatgttttggtgcccttccccagatctgtgcctcaacacaatcctgtctcggagctctacagacaattccttcgacctcatggcttgctctgac belongs to Salmo trutta chromosome 20, fSalTru1.1, whole genome shotgun sequence and includes:
- the commd6 gene encoding COMM domain-containing protein 6; amino-acid sequence: MPGLDSSPSVDKTVENIGRLPPDLLAETCQQILSHLQGQVRGVDSAEISDKFQRAGIRLDQEALQEVVQFLFLTFRSTEKNNFSADELVARLGEGSSKWSKAALQVLHRLWSDQGTLVSTHQESQAMLSIGQLVDMQWKLGMAVSSDTCRSLNSPHVSLLLKIADTSGQISQRSFEMTIAQFQNFYRQFKEMAAVLETV